In Streptomyces rapamycinicus NRRL 5491, the genomic stretch GACTCCCACTGGAGCCGGGCGACGGCGTCCAGCACCCGGTCCACCCCGGGCAGATGGTGCCGCTCCAGCATGGGCGGCGGGTAGGGGATGTCGAAACCGGCGACCCTCAGCACGGGCGCCTCCAGATGGTGGAAGCAGCGCTCGGTGACCCGGGCGGCGATCTCCCCGCCGGGCCCGCCGAAGCCCGTGGACTCATGGACGACGACCGCGCGGCCGGTGCGGCGCACGGAGGCGCACACCGTCTCGTCGTCGAAGGGGACGAGCGAGCGCAGATCGACGACCTCCAGGTCCCAGCCCTCGGCCCGGGCCGCCTCGGCGGCTTCGAGGCACACCGGTACGGAGGGGCCGTAGGAGATCAAGGTGGCGCTGCGCCGGCCGCCGCTGCCGGGCCCGCGCACCACCGCGCGCCCGATGGGCGGCACCTGCTCGGGGGCGTCGGCCGACCAGTCGGCCTTGGACCAGTACAGCCGCTTGGGCTCCAGGAAGATCACGGGGTCGTCGGAGGCGATGGCGGCGCGCAGCAGCCCGTAGGCGTCGGCGACGGTCGCGGGGGCGACGACTTGGAGGCCGGGGGTGGCCATGTAGTAGATCTCGGAGGAGTCGCTGTGGTGCTCGACACCGCCGATGCCGCCCCCGTAGGGCACCCGGACGGTGATGGGCATCGGCATCGCGCCCCGGGTGCGGTTGCGCATCCGCGAGACATGGCTGATGAGCTGCTCGAAGGACGGGTAGGCGAAGGCGTCGAACTGCATCTCGACCACCGGCCGCAGCCCGTACATCGCCATGCCCACGGCGGTGCCGAGGATGCCCGCCTCGGCAAGCGGCGTGTCCGTGCAGCGGTCCTCGCCGAACTCCTCGGCGAGCCCGTCGGTGATCCGGAAGACGCCGCCCAGGGTGCCCACGTCCTCGCCGAGGACATGGACGGACGGGTCGGCGGCCATGGCGTCGCGCAGCGCGCGGCCGAGGGCCTGCGCCATGGTGGCGGGCTTACGGGCGGTCTCGGCCCCGACGGCGGTGGTCATCACTCCCCCTCCCCGGCGTCCGCGGCCTCGGCGTCGAGCTCGGCGCGCAGCTGGGCCGCCTGCTCGCGCAGCTGGCTGGTCCGGTCGGCGTAGACGTGCTCGAAGAGCGCCATGGGGTCCAGGACCGGGTCCTGGTGCATCCGCGTCCGCAGATCGGCGGCGAGCCGCTCCGCGGACTCCCGCGCGGCCCGGACCCCCTCGTCGTCCAGCAGCTGGCGGTCCCGCATGGCCTCCTCCAGGAGCGCTATCGGGTCGTGGGCGCGCCATGCCTCGACTTCGGAGTCGGGGCGGTAGCGGGTGGCGTCGTCGGCGTTGGTGTGTGCCTCGATGCGGTAGGTGACCGCCTCCACCAGGGTGGGGCCGCCTCCGCCGCGGGCCCGGCGCACCGCCTCCGCCAGGACCTCGTGGACGGCGGCCGCGTCATTGCCGTCGACGAGACGGCCGGGCATCCCGTATCCCACCGCCTTGTGGGCGAGGGAGGGCGCGGCGGTCTGCTTGGCGAGCGGGACGGAGATCGCGAAGCCGTTGTTCTGGACGAGGAAGACGACCGGGGCGTGCCATACGGCCGCGAAGTTGAGGGCCTCGTGGAAGTCGCCCTCGCTGGTGCCGCCGTCGCCGACCAGCGCGAGGGCCACCACATCGTCGCCCTTGAGGCGGGCGGCGTGGGCGAGGCCGACGGCGTGCGGCAGCTGGGTGGCCAGCGGGGTGCACAGCGGGGCGACGCGGTGGGTGTGGGGGTCGTACCCGGAGTGCCAGTCGCCGCGCAGCAGGGTCAGGGCGTCGACGGGGTCGAGCCCGCGGACGACGGCGGCCAGGGTGTCGCGGTAGCTGGGGAAGAGCCAGTCGCGGTCCTCCAGCACCAGCCCGGCCGCGACCTGGCAGGCCTCCTGACCGGTGGAGGAGGGGTAGACGGCCAGCCGGCCCTGCCGGGTGAGGGCGGTGGCCTGCGTGTTGTACCGGCGGCCGCGCACCAGCTCGCGGTGAAGCCGGGTCAGCAGATCGGGGGAGATGCCGGCGGCAGCGGCGGTGCCCAGCAGGCGGTACGGCTCCGCGTCGGGCAGCAGCGGCGCGGCGTCGACGCGGGGCTGCCAGCCGGGCGGGGGAGTGGGCCGGTAGGCACCGGGCTGCTCAAGGACCGTCATGGTGCGACCTCCTGGGCGTGGCGTACGGCGGGAGGGCGGGGCGTGCCGGGCGGCATCGCCCTCCCCTACCGATTGTTCGGTCGTTGACGCATTTTGGCTACAGGCGACCCAAGCCTGTGGACAAACGGTTCTGCCGCCCCTGAGATGAAGACAGGACGTCCATGAAGGGGAGGCAGGACGATATGCCGGGCGAACAGATGGCCAATCCGGACGGCAAACCCCCGGCGCGCCCGCTGGACGACATCGACCGCGACATCCTGCGTCTGCTCCAAATGGACGGCCGCGCCTCCATACGCTCCGTGGCCGAACAGGTGCACGTCTCCCGCGCCAACGCCTACGCCCGGATCAACCGCCTGATCGACGACGGAGTGATCCGCGGCTTCAGCGCCCGGGTGGACCAGGAGCGGGCCGGGCAGGGCGCGTCCGCGTACATCACGCTGAAGATCGTCCAGAACTCCTGGCGCACCGTGCGCGAACAGCTCCGGCAGCTCCCCGGGGCCACCCACCTAGCCCTGGTCAGCGGGGACTTCGATGTGCTGCTGCTGGTGCACACCGAGGACAACCGCTCACTGCGCGAGCTGGTCCTCACCCGGATCCAGGCCATACCGGAGGTGCTGAGCACCCGGACGCTGCTGGTCTTCGAGGAGACGGACCTGGACTCGGAGCCGTAGCGGGGCAGGGGCCGGACGCGGGCGTACCGCCCTGCGGGCGTCTGGCGTCAGGTCTGGGTGCGCAGGC encodes the following:
- a CDS encoding alpha-ketoacid dehydrogenase subunit beta, translated to MTTAVGAETARKPATMAQALGRALRDAMAADPSVHVLGEDVGTLGGVFRITDGLAEEFGEDRCTDTPLAEAGILGTAVGMAMYGLRPVVEMQFDAFAYPSFEQLISHVSRMRNRTRGAMPMPITVRVPYGGGIGGVEHHSDSSEIYYMATPGLQVVAPATVADAYGLLRAAIASDDPVIFLEPKRLYWSKADWSADAPEQVPPIGRAVVRGPGSGGRRSATLISYGPSVPVCLEAAEAARAEGWDLEVVDLRSLVPFDDETVCASVRRTGRAVVVHESTGFGGPGGEIAARVTERCFHHLEAPVLRVAGFDIPYPPPMLERHHLPGVDRVLDAVARLQWESEWTEGSAV
- the pdhA gene encoding pyruvate dehydrogenase (acetyl-transferring) E1 component subunit alpha, which translates into the protein MTVLEQPGAYRPTPPPGWQPRVDAAPLLPDAEPYRLLGTAAAAGISPDLLTRLHRELVRGRRYNTQATALTRQGRLAVYPSSTGQEACQVAAGLVLEDRDWLFPSYRDTLAAVVRGLDPVDALTLLRGDWHSGYDPHTHRVAPLCTPLATQLPHAVGLAHAARLKGDDVVALALVGDGGTSEGDFHEALNFAAVWHAPVVFLVQNNGFAISVPLAKQTAAPSLAHKAVGYGMPGRLVDGNDAAAVHEVLAEAVRRARGGGGPTLVEAVTYRIEAHTNADDATRYRPDSEVEAWRAHDPIALLEEAMRDRQLLDDEGVRAARESAERLAADLRTRMHQDPVLDPMALFEHVYADRTSQLREQAAQLRAELDAEAADAGEGE
- a CDS encoding Lrp/AsnC family transcriptional regulator, coding for MPGEQMANPDGKPPARPLDDIDRDILRLLQMDGRASIRSVAEQVHVSRANAYARINRLIDDGVIRGFSARVDQERAGQGASAYITLKIVQNSWRTVREQLRQLPGATHLALVSGDFDVLLLVHTEDNRSLRELVLTRIQAIPEVLSTRTLLVFEETDLDSEP